Proteins encoded by one window of Dreissena polymorpha isolate Duluth1 chromosome 11, UMN_Dpol_1.0, whole genome shotgun sequence:
- the LOC127849717 gene encoding unconventional myosin-XVIIIa-like, with amino-acid sequence MAQNAQASPVTNISGQTQASQAGQYYGSPQLTQIPFPYMMNTPNFYGQGFIPPATPSPPPSSDILSSILERLNSVDKKLSQLDQIHQTVSGIVLRIDKIEQRMNSFETRMKELEKSCDFSGNMIENITKKQSEFDSTLKSTSNLQSRENSVIQHEHKLQAEITDLKCRSMRDNLLFFKIPEEQEEQCDKKILEFIETKLHVQNAQTEIKLHRAHRIGRYQPNKVRPIVAKFAYYPDKERVRRESRELKGTPFGISEQYPQEVMEARRRLVPIMKKARSEGKEAYLRIDKLYINKQVYKE; translated from the coding sequence ATGGCGCAAAATGCTCAAGCTTCACCCGTGACTAATATAAGCGGACAAACACAGGCGAGCCAGGCAGGTCAGTACTATGGCAGTCCACAACTAACGCAGATACCATTTCCGTACATGATGAACACGCCCAATTTTTATGGACAGGGGTTTATACCCCCGGCAACGCCATCGCCGCCACCAAGCTCGGACATTTTATCATCAATTTTGGAAAGGTTAAATTCTGTTGACAAAAAACTTTCACAACTTGACCAAATTCATCAAACAGTGTCGGGCATAGTTTTGAGAATAGACAAAATAGAGCAACGAATGAATAGCTTTGAAACCCGAATGAAAGAGTTAGAAAAATCGTGTGATTTCAGTGGGAACATGatagaaaacataacaaaaaaacaGAGTGAATTCGACTCAACTCTAAAATCCACGAGTAACTTGCAAAGTCGCGAGAATTCAGTGATCCAGCACGAACATAAATTACAGGCTGAAATAACGGACCTCAAGTGCAGGAGTATGCGGgacaatttgttgtttttcaagaTACCTGAGGAGCAAGAAGAACAGTGCGACAAAAAAATCTTGGAATTCATCGAAACAAAGCTTCACGTGCAAAACGCCCAAACCGAAATCAAGTTGCACAGGGCACATCGGATAGGCCGATACCAGCCAAATAAAGTGCGGCCAATTGTTGCGAAATTCGCATACTACCCGGACAAGGAGAGGGTTCGCAGGGAGTCAAGGGAACTAAAAGGTACCCCTTTCGGAATATCCGAGCAATATCCACAGGAAGTTATGGAGGCCCGACGAAGGCTAGTACCCATCATGAAAAAGGCAAGATCCGAGGGTAAGGAGGCGTATCTCAGGATTGACAAACTGTATATAAACAAGCAAGTGTATAAAGAATAG